From the Fibrobacter sp. UWB11 genome, one window contains:
- a CDS encoding NAD-dependent epimerase/dehydratase family protein translates to MLDKNVVLNGKAILVTGAAGFIGCNLCKKLLNGYSCSELVGLDSITDYYDVNIKHERLKEIDDLAATTGKKWTFVKANLADKAMIDSLFEKYHFAVVVNLAAQAGVRYSITNPDAYIQSNLIGFYNILEACRHNEVEHLVYASSSSVYGSNKKIPYSTDDKVDNPVSLYAATKKSNELMAHAYSKLYNIPSTGLRFFTVYGPAGRPDMAYFGFTNKLKAGKTIQIFNYGKCKRDFTYVDDIVEGIVRVMQHAPEKQNGEDGLPLPPYKVYNIGNNHPENLLDFVTILQEELVRAKVLPADYDFEAHKELVPMQPGDVPVTYADTSALEADFGFKPATPLRDGLKKFAEWYAKYYGTAK, encoded by the coding sequence ATGCTTGATAAAAATGTTGTTCTTAATGGAAAGGCTATCCTTGTCACAGGAGCCGCAGGATTCATCGGATGCAATCTTTGCAAAAAATTGCTGAACGGTTACTCCTGTTCCGAACTCGTAGGACTTGATTCCATTACCGATTACTACGACGTAAATATCAAGCATGAACGCCTCAAGGAAATCGATGACCTTGCGGCAACAACAGGCAAGAAATGGACATTCGTCAAGGCAAACCTCGCCGACAAAGCGATGATTGATAGCCTTTTCGAAAAGTATCATTTTGCCGTTGTCGTAAACCTCGCCGCTCAAGCAGGCGTTCGCTATTCCATCACTAATCCCGATGCCTACATCCAGAGCAACCTCATCGGATTCTATAACATTCTTGAAGCCTGCAGGCACAACGAAGTCGAGCATCTCGTGTACGCCAGTTCTTCTAGCGTGTACGGCAGCAACAAGAAGATTCCGTACTCCACAGACGACAAGGTAGACAATCCGGTATCGCTGTACGCCGCCACCAAAAAGAGCAACGAGCTCATGGCCCATGCCTACAGCAAGCTCTATAACATTCCGAGTACAGGTCTCCGCTTTTTCACCGTTTACGGCCCTGCCGGCCGCCCGGACATGGCCTACTTCGGTTTTACAAACAAACTTAAAGCCGGTAAAACAATCCAGATATTCAATTACGGCAAGTGCAAGCGCGACTTTACTTATGTCGACGATATCGTAGAAGGCATTGTTCGCGTGATGCAGCACGCCCCTGAAAAGCAAAACGGAGAAGACGGTCTCCCGCTCCCGCCTTACAAGGTCTACAACATCGGTAACAACCATCCGGAAAACTTGCTGGACTTCGTGACAATTCTCCAAGAAGAACTCGTCCGCGCAAAAGTTCTCCCAGCCGATTACGATTTTGAAGCTCACAAGGAACTCGTTCCCATGCAGCCCGGTGACGTTCCTGTTACCTACGCCGACACTTCTGCATTGGAAGCTGATTTCGGATTCAAGCCCGCCACTCCGCTCCGCGATGGTCTAAAAAAATTCGCAGAGTGGTATGCCAAATATTACGGAACGGCAAAGTAG
- a CDS encoding CTP synthase, whose protein sequence is MAKATAKNTAKQPKYIFITGGVVSSLGKGITSASLALLLKSRGYKVFMQKLDPYLNVDPGTMSPYQHGEVFVTDDGYETDLDLGHYERFAGVQCSKASSYTSGRIYSSVLSKERAGHYLGGTVQVIPHITNEIKDAFRSAAESGADIILCEIGGVAGDIESLPFLEAARQFRFEVGVENTCFIHLTLVPYLKAAGELKTKPSQHSVAELRNIGIFPDILVCRTEMHIPQEHLDKLALFCNVKPECVIEEKDVTDSVYAVPRELSKQELDLRVLEQLHLSVHPIIHSEWDSLVKKATKPKYECTIALVGKYIAIRDAYKSVHEALQHAGMANNAKVKVECIEAEELEKNPNLIKKADGILIPGGFGSRGVNGKCVAIRYAREHKVPLLGICLGMQCCVIEYARNVLGWKDANSTEFDEKTTHPVIDLMDEQKNVTEKGGTMRLGAYPCKLSKDSNAAKLYKSTNISERHRHRYEFNYNSEFRKELEKAGLKIAGSSPDGKLVEMVELKNHPYFEACQFHPEFKSRPTDPHPLFTGLVKAALDQKKLGTKASKTK, encoded by the coding sequence ATGGCCAAGGCAACCGCAAAGAATACGGCAAAGCAGCCTAAGTACATTTTTATCACGGGTGGCGTCGTAAGCTCACTCGGCAAGGGAATCACCTCGGCATCGCTCGCGCTCCTTTTGAAGAGCCGCGGCTACAAGGTGTTCATGCAAAAGCTCGACCCGTATTTAAACGTGGATCCGGGTACCATGAGCCCCTACCAGCATGGCGAAGTTTTTGTGACGGATGACGGCTACGAAACCGACTTGGATTTGGGTCACTACGAACGTTTTGCAGGAGTGCAATGTTCCAAGGCATCGAGCTACACTTCGGGCCGCATTTATTCTTCCGTGCTTTCTAAGGAACGCGCAGGCCATTACTTGGGCGGCACGGTGCAGGTCATCCCACATATCACAAACGAAATCAAGGATGCATTCCGCTCGGCAGCCGAAAGCGGTGCCGATATTATTTTGTGCGAAATCGGCGGTGTTGCAGGCGACATCGAATCGCTCCCGTTCCTTGAAGCAGCAAGGCAGTTCCGTTTTGAAGTCGGTGTCGAGAACACTTGCTTTATCCACTTGACTTTAGTCCCGTACCTTAAAGCGGCTGGCGAACTGAAAACTAAACCTTCGCAGCATTCCGTGGCAGAGCTCCGCAATATCGGTATTTTCCCGGACATTCTCGTGTGCCGTACTGAAATGCACATTCCGCAAGAACATCTCGACAAGCTCGCCCTTTTCTGCAATGTGAAACCCGAATGCGTCATTGAAGAAAAGGACGTGACGGATTCCGTTTACGCAGTGCCGCGCGAACTTTCCAAACAGGAACTCGACCTGCGCGTTTTGGAGCAGCTCCACTTGAGCGTTCATCCCATTATCCATTCCGAATGGGATAGCCTCGTCAAGAAAGCAACCAAGCCCAAATACGAATGTACCATCGCGCTTGTGGGCAAATACATTGCCATCCGCGACGCTTACAAGTCCGTGCACGAAGCATTGCAGCACGCCGGCATGGCAAACAACGCCAAAGTGAAGGTGGAATGCATAGAAGCTGAAGAACTCGAAAAGAATCCGAACCTCATCAAGAAAGCAGACGGCATTTTGATTCCGGGCGGTTTCGGTAGCCGTGGCGTAAACGGCAAATGCGTTGCCATTCGTTACGCCCGCGAACATAAAGTTCCGCTGCTCGGCATTTGCTTGGGCATGCAATGCTGCGTTATCGAATACGCACGCAACGTTCTCGGCTGGAAGGACGCAAACTCTACCGAATTTGATGAAAAGACAACCCATCCGGTTATCGACTTGATGGACGAACAGAAAAACGTCACCGAAAAAGGCGGCACCATGCGCTTGGGCGCTTACCCGTGCAAGCTTTCCAAGGATTCCAACGCAGCGAAGCTTTACAAGAGCACAAACATCAGCGAACGCCACCGTCACCGTTACGAATTCAATTACAATAGCGAATTCCGCAAGGAACTCGAAAAGGCCGGTCTCAAGATTGCAGGTTCATCGCCCGACGGAAAGCTCGTCGAAATGGTGGAACTCAAAAATCACCCCTATTTTGAAGCTTGCCAGTTCCATCCGGAATTCAAGAGCCGTCCCACCGATCCACATCCGTTGTTTACGGGCCTCGTGAAAGCCGCTCTCGATCAGAAAAAATTGGGGACAAAAGCGTCTAAAACAAAGTAA
- a CDS encoding P-II family nitrogen regulator — protein sequence MKLVTAYIQPERLNNVKQSLYEKKIYKMSVTNVLGCGQQKGYNQRFRGVVTEVNLLKKICLKIAVNDEFVQPCIDAIIEGARTGNIGDGKIFVTTLEQCVRIRTGETGPEAIG from the coding sequence ATGAAGCTAGTTACAGCCTACATACAACCTGAAAGGCTAAATAATGTAAAGCAATCCCTATACGAAAAGAAGATCTACAAGATGTCCGTTACGAACGTCTTGGGCTGCGGCCAGCAGAAAGGTTACAATCAACGCTTCCGTGGCGTTGTGACCGAAGTGAATTTGCTTAAGAAGATTTGCTTGAAAATCGCCGTAAACGACGAATTTGTACAGCCTTGCATCGATGCGATTATCGAAGGCGCCCGTACAGGTAATATTGGCGATGGCAAGATATTTGTTACGACACTTGAACAGTGCGTTCGCATCCGCACCGGCGAAACTGGGCCGGAGGCAATTGGTTAA
- a CDS encoding ammonium transporter, protein MNEVANVATVSDAIFMTENIWIMISAMLVFIMGLGFACVEAGLVRAKCSANVAFKNIAVPAIGITMYAALGFGLMYPGTFNGILGFAGFGIGDWANPANFTAAYNGHFTLFTDWLFQAMFAATAATIVSGAVAERVKLNSFLIFTIVYVALVYPIVGSWTWGGGWLSTFGAHGFHDLAGSTLVHSVGGWAALAGVMILGPRIGKYVGGKVHAIPAHNIPLATVGVFMLWFGWWGFNAGSALNGDPKATSWILVTTNLAAVAGIITATLTSWIVSKKPDATMALNGCLAGLVAITAGADVVTPLSSWIIGAIAGVLVVGAVFMFDRLHLDDPVGALSVHLVNGVWGTLAVGIFDITGDYTLGTQAVGVLAYAVPCFAAASLIFFVIKKTIGLRVTEKQEMRGLDQAEHGQEAYSGFQIFSNM, encoded by the coding sequence ATGAACGAAGTAGCAAATGTCGCAACCGTCAGTGACGCAATATTTATGACGGAAAACATCTGGATCATGATCAGCGCCATGTTGGTGTTCATCATGGGTCTCGGTTTCGCATGCGTTGAAGCAGGCCTTGTACGTGCTAAGTGCTCTGCAAACGTGGCATTCAAAAACATCGCTGTGCCGGCTATCGGTATTACGATGTACGCTGCATTAGGTTTCGGCCTTATGTACCCGGGCACCTTCAACGGAATTCTCGGTTTCGCAGGCTTCGGCATTGGCGACTGGGCAAATCCGGCAAACTTCACCGCCGCCTACAACGGACACTTCACGCTGTTCACAGACTGGCTGTTCCAGGCAATGTTCGCCGCCACCGCAGCAACGATTGTCTCTGGTGCCGTTGCTGAACGTGTCAAGCTCAACTCCTTCCTGATTTTCACCATTGTCTATGTTGCACTCGTCTACCCGATCGTCGGTTCTTGGACATGGGGCGGCGGCTGGCTCTCCACCTTCGGTGCTCACGGTTTCCACGACCTCGCTGGTTCTACCCTCGTTCACTCTGTCGGTGGTTGGGCTGCTCTCGCTGGCGTGATGATTCTCGGACCGCGTATCGGTAAGTACGTTGGTGGCAAGGTTCACGCTATTCCGGCTCACAACATTCCTCTCGCAACCGTCGGTGTGTTCATGCTTTGGTTCGGTTGGTGGGGATTCAACGCCGGTTCTGCTCTTAACGGCGACCCGAAGGCAACTAGCTGGATTCTCGTGACCACGAACCTCGCTGCTGTCGCAGGCATCATTACCGCAACGCTTACAAGCTGGATCGTTTCCAAGAAGCCGGACGCCACCATGGCCCTCAACGGATGCCTTGCTGGTCTCGTAGCAATCACCGCTGGTGCTGACGTCGTGACCCCGCTTTCTTCCTGGATTATCGGTGCTATCGCTGGTGTGCTCGTAGTCGGTGCAGTCTTCATGTTCGACCGCTTGCACTTGGATGACCCGGTCGGTGCTCTCTCCGTCCACCTCGTCAACGGTGTCTGGGGTACGCTCGCTGTCGGTATCTTCGATATCACTGGTGACTACACGCTCGGCACTCAGGCTGTTGGCGTCCTCGCCTACGCTGTCCCGTGCTTCGCAGCCGCAAGTCTGATCTTCTTCGTCATCAAGAAGACGATTGGCCTCCGCGTCACTGAAAAGCAAGAAATGCGCGGCCTTGACCAAGCTGAACACGGTCAAGAAGCTTACAGCGGCTTCCAAATCTTCAGCAACATGTAA
- the purF gene encoding amidophosphoribosyltransferase: MLEELHEECGVIGIYNGDNVARNVAMGLYALQHRGQESAGIAVTDGDKIRIRKSMGLVATLLREHNIDELQGFSGIGHVRYSTTGASTLANAQPILVSCKWGQIAVAHNGNITNANELRAEMEADGHIFQTTSDSEILLHEIARTHADTLGEAIKKAITKFTGSFCLVFISKDTMYVARDGYGFRPLSIARMGKSWCVASETCAFDLLGAHYVRDIQPGEFLTISQNGLHSERFTQKDRLAHCIFEYIYFSRPDSKIFEQSCDKIRRKMGKQLAKECPVDADIVISVPDSATTAALGYAQASGIRFEIGLLRNHYVGRTFIDPTQNVREQKVKLKFNPIVGVLKNKRVCVVEDSIVRGTTLKILSKMLRDAGALEVHIRIASPPVAHPCFFGMDFPSQGELAASSMTPDEIAKMLGVESLGYLSVEGMKECTGEGENYCAACFDNDYPDYIGIDTNKTRCG, encoded by the coding sequence ATGCTCGAAGAATTACATGAAGAATGCGGCGTTATCGGCATCTACAACGGCGATAACGTGGCACGCAACGTCGCTATGGGGCTCTACGCATTACAGCACCGCGGCCAAGAAAGCGCAGGCATTGCTGTTACAGACGGCGATAAAATACGAATCCGAAAATCCATGGGGCTCGTTGCCACTCTCTTGCGGGAACACAATATCGACGAATTACAAGGTTTTTCTGGCATAGGCCACGTACGTTACAGTACCACGGGCGCATCGACACTCGCAAACGCACAGCCGATTCTCGTGAGTTGCAAATGGGGACAAATCGCCGTTGCACACAACGGAAATATCACCAACGCCAACGAGCTCCGCGCAGAAATGGAAGCCGACGGCCACATTTTCCAGACAACGTCTGACTCCGAAATTCTCCTCCACGAAATTGCACGCACCCACGCAGATACATTGGGCGAAGCAATCAAAAAAGCGATTACAAAATTCACCGGAAGTTTTTGCCTTGTCTTTATCAGCAAGGATACCATGTACGTTGCCCGCGATGGCTACGGATTCCGCCCGCTCTCCATCGCCCGCATGGGAAAATCTTGGTGCGTTGCTAGCGAAACTTGCGCATTCGACTTGCTCGGCGCCCATTACGTTCGCGACATCCAGCCAGGCGAATTTCTGACGATTTCACAGAACGGGCTCCATTCGGAACGATTCACGCAAAAAGACAGACTCGCTCACTGCATTTTTGAATACATCTATTTCAGCCGCCCTGATTCCAAGATTTTCGAACAAAGTTGCGACAAAATCCGCCGCAAGATGGGTAAGCAGCTCGCCAAGGAATGCCCCGTCGATGCAGACATCGTGATTTCCGTGCCCGACAGTGCCACAACAGCAGCGCTCGGTTACGCACAGGCTAGCGGCATCCGATTTGAAATCGGCCTTTTGCGCAACCACTACGTCGGAAGAACGTTCATCGACCCCACGCAAAACGTCCGCGAACAAAAAGTCAAGCTCAAGTTCAACCCCATCGTAGGCGTTCTCAAGAACAAGCGCGTATGCGTTGTCGAAGACTCGATCGTTCGCGGCACCACGCTTAAGATTTTGTCCAAAATGCTCCGCGATGCAGGCGCACTCGAAGTCCACATCCGCATTGCATCGCCTCCTGTAGCGCACCCCTGTTTCTTCGGTATGGATTTTCCGAGCCAAGGCGAACTTGCTGCAAGTTCAATGACTCCAGACGAAATTGCCAAAATGCTCGGCGTCGAGAGTCTCGGCTACTTAAGCGTCGAAGGCATGAAGGAATGCACAGGCGAAGGCGAAAATTACTGCGCCGCCTGCTTCGACAACGATTACCCGGACTACATCGGGATTGATACAAACAAGACCCGTTGCGGTTAA
- a CDS encoding NAD(+) synthase produces MFGFYRFAAVSPILKVADTAFNTEEIIKSAKAAVSNGAAFVVFPELCITGYTCSDLFHQELLLQNSSRALLKIAESFKDSDAVIAVGLPLRLFGRLYNCAAFVQRGRVVAITPKIYLPNQREFYEKRHFSSGRDLLRGACGALAGSVAGAVTCAIEGMGEVPITNFFTVKDRGTLGLCNNGAVEGSADVANCAGSDVRIGVELCEDLWTPAPPSGELALAGANVIVNLSASDALVGKRDYRRNLVMNQSARCMAAYVYASAGVHESTTDMVFSGHLMVAENGSMVAESKPFSRETEIIYADIDVERLNMQRLSEGSFQDFDSRSFYARAASFDGLRACDVLQYRFVSPMPFVPGSPETRDQSCTEIFNIQCAGLAKRLEASHSKRAVIGLSGGLDSTLALLVVAETFKLLKRPALEILALTMPGFGTTNRTKNNAVELAKLLGVELQTVSIKEACLQHFKDIGHDPQKLDVTYENVQARERTQILMDVANSVGGIVIGTGDLSEIALGWSTYNADHMSMYAVNCDIPKTLVRHIVSWYADNSLKFSVDAKTAMELKNVLYDILDTPVSPELLPADNNGQIAQKTESILGAYEIHDFFLYHFAKYGATPKKLLFLAKYAFAGKFSDEEIEKALTVFVRRFFTQQFKRSCIPDGPKVGTISLSPRADWRMPSDASFADWAR; encoded by the coding sequence ATGTTTGGATTTTATCGTTTTGCGGCTGTATCTCCTATCCTAAAAGTAGCCGATACAGCCTTCAATACCGAAGAAATCATCAAGAGCGCAAAAGCTGCCGTCTCCAATGGGGCGGCTTTTGTCGTTTTTCCTGAACTTTGTATTACCGGATACACTTGCAGCGATTTGTTCCATCAGGAATTGTTGTTGCAGAACAGCTCCCGTGCGCTGTTGAAAATTGCGGAATCTTTTAAGGATTCTGATGCTGTTATCGCGGTAGGCTTGCCTCTACGTTTGTTTGGGAGGTTGTATAACTGTGCTGCTTTTGTGCAGCGCGGGCGGGTTGTGGCGATTACGCCGAAAATCTATTTGCCGAACCAACGAGAATTCTATGAAAAACGCCATTTTTCGAGTGGCCGCGACTTGTTGCGCGGAGCGTGTGGCGCTTTGGCAGGTAGTGTTGCGGGTGCCGTGACGTGTGCGATAGAAGGCATGGGCGAAGTTCCGATAACGAATTTCTTCACGGTGAAGGATCGCGGAACTCTTGGCTTGTGTAACAACGGCGCGGTTGAAGGCAGCGCGGATGTTGCAAATTGCGCGGGTTCTGACGTTCGCATAGGCGTTGAACTTTGCGAAGATTTGTGGACTCCGGCGCCTCCGAGCGGTGAACTCGCTTTGGCCGGTGCAAATGTAATTGTAAACTTGTCTGCAAGTGATGCGCTTGTAGGCAAACGCGATTACCGCCGTAATTTGGTGATGAACCAGTCGGCGCGTTGCATGGCGGCATATGTCTATGCTTCTGCGGGTGTGCATGAATCGACGACGGACATGGTCTTTAGCGGTCATTTGATGGTTGCTGAAAACGGTAGCATGGTTGCTGAAAGCAAACCGTTCTCTCGCGAAACGGAAATCATCTATGCCGATATCGACGTGGAACGCTTGAATATGCAGCGGCTGAGCGAAGGCTCGTTCCAGGATTTTGACAGTCGCAGTTTCTATGCGCGGGCGGCATCTTTCGATGGCCTGCGTGCTTGCGATGTGCTTCAGTATCGATTTGTTTCTCCGATGCCGTTTGTTCCAGGGTCGCCTGAAACGCGAGACCAATCATGCACAGAGATTTTCAATATCCAATGTGCGGGCCTTGCTAAGCGTCTTGAAGCGTCTCATTCCAAGCGTGCCGTGATTGGCCTTTCGGGCGGTCTCGATTCGACGCTTGCTTTGCTCGTTGTGGCTGAAACTTTTAAACTGTTAAAACGCCCTGCATTAGAAATTTTGGCACTCACGATGCCTGGATTTGGAACGACCAATCGCACGAAAAACAATGCGGTTGAGCTTGCGAAACTTTTAGGCGTTGAATTGCAGACCGTAAGCATCAAGGAGGCATGTCTCCAGCATTTTAAGGATATCGGTCACGACCCGCAAAAGCTCGACGTGACTTACGAAAATGTCCAAGCGCGCGAACGCACGCAGATTCTTATGGATGTTGCCAATAGCGTTGGTGGAATTGTAATTGGTACGGGTGACTTGTCCGAAATTGCTCTCGGCTGGAGTACGTACAATGCCGATCACATGTCCATGTATGCGGTGAATTGCGATATTCCCAAAACGCTTGTGCGCCATATCGTGAGCTGGTATGCGGACAATTCGCTGAAGTTTAGCGTAGATGCAAAGACGGCTATGGAATTAAAGAATGTCTTGTATGATATTCTCGATACGCCTGTATCGCCGGAACTTCTGCCTGCCGATAATAATGGACAAATTGCGCAAAAGACCGAAAGCATTTTGGGCGCGTACGAAATTCACGATTTCTTCCTCTATCATTTTGCCAAGTACGGTGCAACTCCCAAGAAACTTTTGTTCTTGGCGAAGTACGCTTTTGCGGGCAAATTTAGCGATGAAGAGATTGAAAAAGCGCTCACTGTTTTTGTTCGTCGATTCTTTACGCAACAGTTCAAGCGAAGCTGCATCCCGGATGGTCCGAAAGTCGGAACGATTTCACTTTCGCCCCGTGCGGATTGGCGCATGCCGAGTGATGCCTCGTTTGCGGACTGGGCGCGATAA
- a CDS encoding glutamate synthase subunit beta — protein MQEVKRIQDVYRPVEERVKDNKEVERRLTSVEIVGQAGRCHTCGIPFCHGAGCPLGNLIPEFNAAVSLGNAERAYDIISKTAFFPEFTGRVCPALCESACTGNVHNDPVMVRQIEKFIIETAFEEGWVKLPSAEPNGKSAAVIGSGPAGLFAAEALRRKGFAVTVYEKREKAGGLLRYGIPNWKLDKSVIDRRVALLEAAGIKFVYNTEIGKDIAAEYIHKNFDEVFLAIGTPNARDLKIPGRDAEGIFLALDFLHGAEKPGETNPEKFSAKGRKVLVIGGGDTGNDCVGKAIREGCESVLQVEFMPKPPEERSPSTPWPDWPYMLRTSYAQHEGGERRWNVSSKQFIVKDGRVAGVEAVRVEWEMSPQGRPLKPNEVPNSTEVINTDLVVLAMGFTGVPAEGIVNDLGLTLTPRTAIIPDPSRHIYAVGDCANGASLVVRAMADAKAKVATIK, from the coding sequence ATGCAAGAAGTAAAACGCATACAAGATGTCTACCGCCCTGTCGAAGAGCGTGTGAAGGACAATAAGGAAGTTGAACGTAGACTGACTTCTGTTGAAATTGTTGGTCAGGCCGGTCGTTGCCACACATGCGGAATTCCGTTCTGCCATGGTGCTGGTTGTCCTCTCGGCAACTTGATTCCCGAATTTAACGCAGCGGTTTCTTTGGGAAATGCTGAACGCGCTTACGATATCATTAGCAAGACGGCGTTCTTCCCGGAATTCACGGGTCGCGTTTGTCCGGCTCTTTGCGAATCGGCTTGTACCGGGAACGTGCATAACGATCCGGTGATGGTGCGCCAGATTGAAAAGTTCATCATCGAAACGGCTTTTGAAGAAGGCTGGGTAAAGCTCCCTTCTGCAGAACCGAACGGAAAGAGCGCCGCTGTGATTGGCTCTGGTCCTGCTGGGTTGTTTGCTGCCGAAGCGCTTCGCCGTAAGGGCTTTGCCGTGACGGTTTACGAAAAGCGTGAAAAGGCCGGTGGTCTTTTGCGCTATGGTATCCCGAACTGGAAACTCGACAAGTCTGTGATTGACCGCCGTGTGGCTTTGCTTGAAGCGGCTGGAATCAAGTTTGTCTACAATACTGAAATCGGGAAGGATATTGCTGCGGAATACATTCACAAGAATTTTGACGAAGTGTTCCTCGCCATCGGTACGCCGAATGCTCGTGACTTGAAAATTCCTGGCCGCGATGCCGAAGGCATTTTCCTTGCTCTCGACTTTTTGCATGGTGCCGAAAAACCGGGCGAAACGAATCCTGAAAAGTTCTCTGCCAAGGGCCGCAAGGTGCTCGTGATTGGCGGTGGCGATACGGGTAACGACTGTGTGGGTAAGGCAATCCGCGAAGGTTGCGAAAGCGTTTTGCAGGTGGAATTCATGCCGAAGCCGCCTGAGGAACGTTCTCCGTCTACGCCGTGGCCGGATTGGCCGTACATGCTGCGTACAAGCTATGCCCAGCATGAAGGTGGTGAACGTCGCTGGAATGTTTCTTCCAAGCAGTTTATTGTGAAAGATGGTCGCGTTGCCGGTGTTGAAGCTGTTCGCGTCGAATGGGAAATGTCCCCGCAGGGCCGCCCGCTCAAGCCGAACGAAGTTCCGAATTCTACCGAAGTCATCAATACGGATTTGGTGGTGCTCGCTATGGGCTTTACCGGAGTTCCCGCCGAAGGTATCGTGAACGATTTGGGCCTCACGCTTACGCCGCGTACAGCAATTATTCCGGATCCTTCTCGCCATATTTATGCGGTGGGTGACTGCGCTAATGGTGCATCCCTTGTGGTGCGTGCCATGGCCGATGCGAAAGCGAAAGTGGCTACAATCAAGTAA